The following proteins are encoded in a genomic region of Phragmites australis chromosome 9, lpPhrAust1.1, whole genome shotgun sequence:
- the LOC133929817 gene encoding NAC domain-containing protein 90-like has product MQPPLSLFHYEKEFSSRSSAQRSPCQPSSTTRTRIRPSYITLLRYHTCVLTLFEASSTRGDGGTPLHRQAHAMAELLLGFRFYPTEEELVCFYLRNKLDGIRRGDIERVIPVADVCALDPWHLPEVHRGACAGDGEPWFYFCPRQEREARGGRPSRTTPSGYWKAAGTPEWVYAADGRPIGTKKTMVFYRGRARAGTKTKWKMNEYKAFDDAHAAAPGPSYALQTRSEFSLCRLYTRSGCPRQFDRRPSDAAAAGGVRESPAPSSATAALANGEETSQKRKRSPPKDDTSSSDGDGDRSKQQRPLTQRGTDEGLVDDMADWTEFLDWL; this is encoded by the exons ATGCAACCCCCGCTCTCACTTTTCCACTACGAGAAAGAATTTTCTTCGCGATCAAGCGCGCAACGATCACCATGTCAACCCTCATCAACAACACGAACGCGCATCCGGCCATCCTATATAACCTTACTACGTTACCATACATGTGTTCTCACTCTGTTCGAGGCGAGCTCGACGAGAGGCGACGGGGGCACACCACTGCACCGTCAAGCACACGCCATGGCCGAGCTGCTCCTCGGGTTCCGCTTCTACCCGACGGAGGAGGAGCTGGTCTGCTTCTACCTCCGGAACAAGCTTGACGGCATCCGCCGCGGAGACATCGAGCGCGTCATCCCCGTCGCCGACGTCTGCGCCCTCGATCCATGGCATCTACCAG AGGTGCACCGTGGCGCGTGCGCCGGTGACGGGGAGCCGTGGTTCTACTTCTGTCCGCGGCAGGAGCGCGAGGCGCGGGGCGGGCGGCCGAGCCGGACCACGCCGTCGGGGTACTGGAAGGCGGCGGGCACGCCCGAGTGGGTCTACGCCGCCGACGGCCGCCCCATCGGAACCAAGAAAACCATGGTGTTCTACCGCGGCCGCGCGCGGGCCGGGACGAAGACCAAGTGGAAGATGAACGAGTACAAGGCTTTCGACGACGCACATGCCGCGGCCCCCGGACCGAGCTATGCTCTCCAG ACGAGGAGCGAGTTCAGCCTGTGCCGGCTATACACCAGGTCCGGGTGCCCGCGGCAGTTCGACCGCCGGCCGAGCGATGCAGCCGCGGCCGGCGGTGTCAGAGAGAGCCCGGCGCCATCGTCCGCGACGGCTGCCTTGGCAAACGGGGAGGAAACGAGTCAGAAGAGGAAAAGATCTCCACCAAAAGACGACACATCGTCCAGCGACGGCGATGGCGACCGCTCTAAGCAACAGCGCCCTCTGACACAGAGAGGCACCGATGAGGGGCTCGTCGACGACATGGCCGACTGGACAGAATTCTTGGACTGGCTTTGA